The proteins below are encoded in one region of Silene latifolia isolate original U9 population chromosome 2, ASM4854445v1, whole genome shotgun sequence:
- the LOC141644099 gene encoding 14-3-3 protein 7-like — MSTEKERETQAYLAKLAEQAERYEVAKLDVELTVEERNLLSMGYKNVIGSRRASWRIMSSIEQKEESKGNENNVKLIKSYRQKVEDKRTKICQDILAIINAHLIPHSGSGE; from the exons ATGTCGACGGAAAAGGAGAGAGAAACTCAGGCGTATCTCGCGAAACTTGCCGAACAAGCCGAACGTTATGAAG TTGCTAAACTAGATGTTGAGTTGACTGTTGAGGAAAGGAACCTTCTCTCCATGGGTTATAAGAATGTCATTGGTAGTCGGAGAGCATCTTGGCGTATAATGTCTTCAATTGAGCAGAAGGAGGAATCAAAAGGGAATGAGAACAATGTTAAGCTCATCAAGAGTTACCGTCAGAAGGTAGAGGATAAGCGAACTAAGATATGCCAGGATATCTTGGCGATTATAAATGCACATCTGATTCCTCATTCAGGCAGTGGTGAATGA